The Rhodothermus profundi genome includes a window with the following:
- a CDS encoding T9SS type A sorting domain-containing protein has protein sequence MYAKIKRLLVGLGLLLLVPGIAWTQDKTALMKQPRAVAQPQHPRFSVLDVNNSTVWIRNDGKFDWIDPFSGVNGTMPKRTAGPVFAQGFVWGGKVMDGKMPVVRVNGSTYETGLDPGRVLWDPVTGTVQGPDEISLEKYHVWRVHRRWKSSSFDVTAAAAYFFGKDPSEVTEEERQAILDQYEYDWNNWPAEWGAPYQECNGIPGYQPATDPDEDGEFECSPEDGDIPGYPGADQTLWIVTNDLRQGTSERSYGSPAIGIEYQLTIWGYDFPATNPLGNIAFMRARLIYTGTPDTPPDARIDSMFVVWWVDPDVGTYSDDFAGSDTTLSLGYAYNANPRDDSYEAFNLPPPAVGWDFLQGPVNAEGDTLGMTAFVYFAAGSDINDPDLGEYSGTLQWYNLMRGYRPRPEYPAGDPFIDPNTGQPTKFALTGDPVTGRGWIDGQELPPGDRRIVLSSGPFTMHKGDTVDVVVGQIAALGTNNLSSISLLKYYDLFAQFAYDNNFVLPSPPDVPPVQVVELDKQIVLDWGFDGDQVAQVESYRDSGFEFEGYNVYQLPSPTASIADGVRLATFDKKNLITIVFDNAFDPATGFVLEKPVQFGSDEGLKRYLTITRDAIRQRPLANGVTYYFAITSYAVLTEDIEAPFRVLESTPVVVAATPQPPRPGSTELPAPESDVTLQHTGTSTSAVQIKVVNPARVQNGTYTLEFAYYDPATGTTKTTLAPEDTLTAVEGLFEHEHYSAANQFKLGDPWPLRWRLLRDGQPISDWMPQIDPDGPVPPQEIVPVIEGLQVYVPFVVPQIADWRCDSTCWITGVNWGGEALSGGAAIGSHFFGSTLPDDQLAPVVLEFQGDTTSGPADGWASKGAVYIRGQGYAYAGTGYLPFAAYEIQPDGSRRQVNVSFVELNLSCSNMRWDLGVLTGREECQESGGREYVFIHKSDYNEGADYNNDNWAPRADVMYAFWPQLVEDLQYLEAPFRLYFYPAIALTPNDRYEFTIEGIVQDDPELKRQAVEDINVFPNPYFGFSRLEANRFQKFVTFTHLPEKATIRIFTLAGVPVKVIEHEGPSQFERWDLTNESGIPVASGIYIVHIETPYGEKVLKLAIVQEEQILQRY, from the coding sequence ATGTACGCGAAAATAAAGCGACTGCTCGTAGGTCTGGGGCTGCTCTTGCTGGTACCCGGCATTGCCTGGACGCAGGATAAAACCGCTCTCATGAAGCAGCCCCGTGCTGTGGCGCAACCTCAGCATCCACGCTTTTCGGTACTGGATGTGAACAACTCAACCGTCTGGATCCGGAATGACGGAAAATTTGACTGGATTGACCCCTTCTCCGGGGTCAATGGCACGATGCCCAAACGCACAGCTGGGCCGGTTTTTGCGCAGGGGTTTGTGTGGGGCGGGAAGGTAATGGATGGTAAAATGCCGGTCGTGCGGGTAAACGGGAGCACCTATGAAACCGGCCTGGATCCGGGCCGGGTGCTCTGGGATCCCGTGACCGGGACCGTGCAAGGGCCCGACGAGATCAGCCTGGAAAAGTACCACGTCTGGCGCGTCCATCGCCGCTGGAAGTCTAGCTCGTTCGACGTGACCGCGGCCGCTGCTTACTTCTTCGGTAAAGATCCGAGCGAGGTTACAGAGGAGGAACGCCAGGCCATCCTAGATCAATACGAATATGACTGGAACAACTGGCCGGCCGAGTGGGGCGCGCCCTACCAGGAGTGCAACGGCATCCCAGGCTACCAGCCTGCGACGGATCCCGACGAAGATGGTGAATTTGAGTGTTCCCCTGAGGATGGGGATATTCCAGGCTATCCCGGAGCCGATCAGACGCTCTGGATCGTAACCAACGACCTGCGGCAGGGGACCTCGGAGCGGAGCTATGGGTCGCCAGCCATTGGCATCGAGTATCAGCTCACCATCTGGGGGTACGACTTTCCAGCCACCAACCCGCTGGGCAACATCGCCTTTATGCGGGCGCGTCTGATCTACACGGGCACGCCCGACACGCCTCCGGATGCTCGTATCGATTCGATGTTTGTGGTCTGGTGGGTTGACCCAGACGTAGGCACGTATTCGGACGACTTTGCCGGCAGCGACACGACGCTATCGCTGGGATATGCTTATAACGCCAACCCGCGTGATGACTCCTACGAAGCGTTTAACCTGCCCCCACCGGCGGTAGGCTGGGACTTCCTGCAAGGACCGGTCAATGCGGAGGGCGATACGCTGGGGATGACGGCGTTTGTGTACTTTGCCGCCGGCTCCGATATCAACGACCCGGATCTGGGCGAGTACAGCGGGACGCTCCAGTGGTACAACCTGATGCGCGGGTATCGCCCGCGGCCAGAATATCCCGCTGGAGACCCCTTCATTGATCCGAATACAGGGCAACCTACCAAGTTTGCCCTGACCGGCGATCCGGTAACCGGACGCGGCTGGATCGACGGTCAGGAGTTGCCTCCCGGTGACCGCCGAATCGTCCTCTCCAGTGGACCCTTCACCATGCACAAAGGCGATACGGTTGATGTCGTAGTGGGGCAGATCGCTGCCCTGGGAACGAACAATCTCTCCAGCATCAGTCTCCTGAAGTACTACGACCTGTTCGCCCAGTTTGCCTACGACAACAACTTTGTCCTGCCCTCGCCTCCAGACGTTCCTCCTGTGCAGGTGGTAGAGCTGGACAAGCAAATCGTACTGGACTGGGGCTTCGATGGGGATCAGGTCGCCCAGGTCGAAAGCTATCGAGACTCCGGGTTTGAATTTGAAGGCTATAACGTCTATCAGCTTCCCTCTCCCACCGCCTCAATAGCAGATGGGGTGCGACTGGCCACCTTTGACAAGAAAAACCTGATTACCATTGTCTTTGACAACGCGTTTGACCCGGCAACCGGCTTCGTGCTGGAAAAGCCGGTCCAGTTCGGATCGGATGAAGGGCTCAAACGCTACCTTACCATCACGCGGGATGCCATACGGCAGCGTCCGCTCGCTAACGGGGTAACCTATTACTTCGCTATTACCTCTTATGCTGTGCTGACCGAAGATATAGAGGCCCCCTTCCGCGTGCTGGAAAGTACGCCTGTGGTCGTAGCCGCCACGCCTCAACCACCCAGGCCGGGTTCAACAGAGCTACCGGCGCCTGAAAGTGATGTGACGCTACAGCATACGGGGACTTCCACCAGTGCCGTGCAGATCAAGGTGGTCAACCCGGCCCGGGTGCAAAACGGCACCTATACGCTGGAATTTGCCTACTATGACCCGGCAACCGGCACCACGAAAACCACGCTGGCCCCCGAAGATACGTTGACCGCGGTCGAGGGCCTCTTCGAGCATGAGCACTACAGCGCGGCGAACCAGTTCAAGCTCGGGGATCCCTGGCCACTGCGCTGGCGCCTCCTTCGGGACGGACAGCCCATCAGCGACTGGATGCCGCAGATTGATCCCGATGGCCCGGTTCCGCCGCAGGAAATTGTGCCCGTAATTGAAGGGCTGCAGGTGTACGTCCCCTTCGTGGTGCCCCAGATTGCCGACTGGCGCTGTGACAGCACCTGCTGGATAACCGGTGTTAACTGGGGCGGCGAAGCCCTGTCGGGTGGGGCCGCCATCGGATCGCACTTCTTCGGAAGCACGCTACCCGACGATCAACTGGCGCCTGTCGTGCTGGAATTCCAGGGCGACACCACAAGCGGACCGGCTGACGGCTGGGCCAGTAAGGGCGCTGTCTATATTCGGGGGCAGGGGTATGCCTATGCGGGAACCGGCTACCTGCCGTTTGCCGCCTATGAGATCCAGCCAGATGGCTCACGGCGTCAGGTGAACGTGAGCTTTGTGGAGCTGAACCTGTCCTGCAGCAACATGCGATGGGATCTGGGGGTGCTTACCGGTCGGGAAGAATGCCAGGAATCAGGAGGACGGGAATATGTCTTTATCCATAAGTCCGACTACAACGAAGGAGCTGACTATAACAACGACAACTGGGCGCCGAGAGCGGATGTGATGTATGCTTTCTGGCCCCAGCTAGTCGAAGACCTTCAATATCTAGAAGCTCCTTTCCGCCTGTACTTCTACCCGGCCATTGCCCTGACGCCAAATGATCGGTACGAATTCACCATTGAAGGCATTGTCCAGGATGACCCTGAGCTGAAGCGGCAGGCGGTAGAGGACATTAACGTGTTCCCGAACCCTTACTTCGGGTTCAGCCGACTGGAAGCCAACCGATTCCAGAAGTTCGTCACCTTTACGCACCTGCCCGAGAAAGCGACGATCCGAATCTTTACGCTGGCGGGGGTACCGGTCAAGGTGATTGAGCATGAAGGCCCCTCTCAGTTTGAGCGGTGGGATCTGACGAATGAATCGGGTATCCCTGTAGCCAGCGGCATCTACATCGTGCACATAGAAACCCCCTATGGCGAGAAGGTGCTGAAGCTGGCCATTGTGCAGGAAGAGCAGATTCTGCAACGGTATTGA
- a CDS encoding glycine--tRNA ligase gives MQDRLEKIVSLSKRRGFIFPSSEIYGGLAAVYDYGPLGVELKRNVQQRWWEAMVYEHENIVGLDAAILMHPMVWKASGHVDAFNDPLIDDRRSKRRYRADQLIEDYIEKLRARGETERAEALHRRLIEALNADDMPRALYQIIMEERIPSPDSGAFDWTEVRQFNLMFVTHVGPVASEETKVYLRPETAQGIFVNFHNVKDSSRLQIPFGIAQIGKAFRNEIVARQFIFRMREFEQMEMQYFVRPGTQMEAFEAWKEKRLQWHIENGIRPDHLRFHVHEKLAHYADAAVDIQYLFPMGWQEVEGIHSRTDYDLRRHQEFSGKKMEYFDAQTQERYIPYVVETSAGLDRTILMLLCEAYDEEEVQGETRVVLRLHPRLAPIKVAVLPLVRKDGMPERAQALVRELRPFLNTFYDEKGAIGRRYRRMDEVGTPFCVTIDSQTLEDGTVTVRDRDTMQQERVHETQLLSYIKDRLRQWKPIWAS, from the coding sequence ATGCAGGATCGGCTCGAAAAGATTGTTTCGCTCAGCAAGCGACGCGGATTCATTTTTCCTTCGTCGGAAATTTATGGGGGACTGGCGGCTGTGTACGACTATGGCCCCCTGGGCGTTGAGCTGAAACGAAACGTGCAGCAGCGTTGGTGGGAGGCCATGGTTTATGAGCACGAGAACATTGTCGGCCTGGACGCCGCGATCCTGATGCATCCCATGGTCTGGAAGGCGTCAGGCCACGTGGATGCCTTTAATGATCCGCTCATTGACGATCGACGGTCGAAGCGTCGCTATCGGGCTGATCAGCTTATTGAAGATTACATCGAGAAACTTCGGGCCCGGGGGGAAACAGAACGGGCCGAAGCGCTGCATCGGCGGCTTATTGAAGCGCTGAATGCTGACGACATGCCGCGCGCGCTCTATCAGATCATCATGGAGGAGCGCATTCCGTCTCCGGACTCAGGGGCCTTTGACTGGACCGAAGTGCGCCAGTTTAATCTGATGTTCGTAACGCACGTCGGGCCGGTCGCTTCGGAAGAGACCAAGGTATATCTGCGCCCGGAGACGGCCCAGGGCATTTTTGTCAACTTTCACAACGTAAAGGATTCCTCGCGGCTGCAGATTCCCTTTGGTATTGCGCAGATTGGCAAAGCATTTCGGAATGAGATTGTAGCCCGGCAGTTCATCTTTCGGATGCGCGAGTTTGAGCAGATGGAGATGCAGTATTTCGTCAGGCCGGGCACGCAGATGGAAGCCTTCGAAGCCTGGAAGGAAAAGCGGCTGCAGTGGCACATTGAGAATGGCATTCGCCCCGATCATCTGCGCTTCCATGTGCATGAGAAGCTGGCGCATTATGCCGATGCGGCCGTCGACATCCAGTACCTGTTTCCGATGGGGTGGCAGGAAGTCGAAGGTATACATTCGCGGACGGACTACGATCTGCGGCGGCATCAGGAGTTTTCCGGGAAGAAGATGGAGTACTTTGATGCGCAGACGCAGGAGCGCTATATCCCGTACGTGGTGGAGACGTCGGCTGGATTGGACCGCACGATCCTGATGCTGCTCTGCGAGGCGTATGACGAGGAGGAAGTGCAAGGGGAAACGCGTGTGGTGCTCCGGCTGCATCCACGGCTGGCGCCTATTAAAGTGGCGGTGCTCCCGCTGGTGCGCAAAGATGGGATGCCCGAGCGCGCGCAGGCGCTGGTGCGCGAGCTGCGGCCGTTCTTGAACACGTTCTATGACGAAAAAGGGGCAATTGGTCGGCGTTACCGGCGCATGGACGAGGTGGGCACGCCCTTCTGCGTGACGATCGACAGCCAGACCCTAGAAGATGGTACTGTTACCGTGCGCGACCGCGACACGATGCAGCAGGAGCGCGTTCATGAAACCCAGCTCCTCTCCTACATCAAAGATCGGCTGCGACAGTGGAAGCCCATTTGGGCCTCCTGA
- a CDS encoding TonB-dependent receptor: protein MMLRTWMLQLLTFLLFPALAWSQNTGKLAGRVIDASTGEPLPGANVFLEGTTLGTSTDVSGEYTIFEVPPGTYTVVASFVGYATVRQENVQVIAGITTRLDFELRPATIEGEEIVVVAARPLINPTATNAVRRLDREAFEKLPTRSVATYYAIQPGVTLLNGEVYIRGGRPDETEYLLEGISARSLIGTDNVIPVIPEALEEIQVFAGGYSAELGGANAGIVQQVLRTGGPRLSGMVQYESDFVADAFNNTYAYGYNDLTLTLGGPLVWKQHRFFIAVNRRSTDNYNPLFWYGANLDYSKNGGLCVNDPDQECIPPIDDIRGDTAVAPLRWEDGKLPGIGRPLEVWRINGTLLFDFNPLRVRLGGALLTGNRRLNNLPIRNFYNQKRLPRRDDLRWLASLQATYFLSSNTYLEGTLGFFQYNFEIYDPLFDPPRADGKGGAVLNVVNYYNREAVREALSSDPEVADLYTRFWQGQYQQPPLYRFHTFRFHRPGRVLTTYQRREQSYWNIALGLVSQQGNHELRIGGHYQRWTLREYVLSGSGLASILQNDPSYIQKIQAEADEVAFRIRQDGWGGYGYDEFMNKLNRGLDGPKRPVTASLYINDKIEFNDIIVNAGLRWDYFDMDLWTVEDRRNPAYDPNQATVLGAGPGIPNGLKAAPAKSVLQPRLGLSFPVTDRTVFHLQYGKFAQMPDMGFAYTRRSRMALIFSGRFFFAHPFAFELEPIKTTQYEIGFSHQFTDFSAFDITAFYRKTEGQIEIIRINTDPTSSANPYNLFTNGDFSIARGIEISLRTRRIGGVMAMFNYTLTDAKGTNSEPGGQVSALENGTAPPSLLQPLSFEQRHRGAIVLDYRTGADQPVVLQHLSVNLLFSFNSGHRFTRSTGGVGQRGADEGALLTGSDPRNRVPLEPLNASTTPWYFRTDLRIEKGFALGRATATAYMYIENLLNRRNPINVYLRTGNPFDDGFLSNPELSEEIVQGQGPDYVYYYQQINLRNRQHYIADEGVDLFDRPRQVRLGLRVEF, encoded by the coding sequence ATGATGTTGCGCACATGGATGCTACAACTGCTGACATTCCTGCTCTTCCCTGCACTAGCATGGTCCCAGAACACAGGAAAGCTAGCGGGACGAGTCATCGATGCCAGTACGGGCGAACCCCTTCCAGGGGCCAACGTGTTTCTGGAAGGGACAACGTTGGGCACCTCGACCGACGTCAGTGGGGAATACACCATCTTTGAGGTGCCACCGGGCACCTATACGGTGGTAGCCAGCTTTGTGGGATATGCGACAGTGCGGCAGGAAAATGTACAGGTCATTGCAGGGATTACCACGCGGCTGGACTTCGAACTGCGGCCTGCAACCATTGAAGGCGAGGAAATTGTCGTGGTGGCAGCGCGGCCGCTGATTAATCCCACAGCGACCAATGCAGTGCGCCGCCTCGACCGCGAGGCGTTTGAGAAGCTTCCTACCCGGAGTGTGGCCACCTATTATGCCATTCAACCGGGCGTTACCTTGCTCAATGGCGAGGTTTACATCCGCGGCGGACGTCCCGATGAGACGGAATATCTGTTGGAAGGCATCAGCGCGCGCAGCCTGATTGGGACGGACAACGTGATTCCGGTCATTCCCGAGGCCCTTGAAGAGATTCAGGTCTTCGCCGGGGGATATAGTGCTGAGCTGGGAGGAGCCAACGCGGGCATTGTGCAGCAGGTGTTGCGGACCGGTGGGCCCCGGCTCAGCGGAATGGTGCAGTACGAAAGCGACTTTGTCGCGGATGCATTTAACAACACGTATGCGTACGGATATAACGATCTGACCCTGACGCTGGGGGGACCGCTGGTATGGAAGCAGCATCGCTTTTTCATCGCCGTCAATCGACGGAGCACAGACAACTATAATCCCCTGTTCTGGTATGGCGCCAACCTGGACTACAGCAAGAACGGGGGATTGTGCGTCAACGACCCCGATCAGGAGTGCATCCCCCCGATTGATGATATTCGAGGAGATACGGCGGTAGCGCCTCTTCGGTGGGAAGATGGTAAGCTGCCGGGAATTGGACGGCCCCTGGAAGTGTGGCGGATCAATGGCACGCTGTTGTTTGATTTCAATCCGCTACGCGTGCGGCTGGGGGGAGCGCTGCTGACCGGGAATCGACGGCTCAATAATTTGCCCATCCGGAACTTCTACAACCAGAAGCGGCTGCCCCGTCGGGACGACCTGCGCTGGTTGGCCAGCCTGCAGGCTACCTACTTCCTGAGCAGCAATACCTACCTGGAAGGAACGCTGGGATTCTTCCAGTACAACTTTGAGATTTACGACCCGCTGTTTGATCCTCCCCGGGCAGATGGAAAAGGCGGAGCCGTCCTCAATGTCGTGAACTATTACAACCGGGAGGCCGTTCGGGAGGCCCTGAGCAGCGACCCGGAGGTAGCTGATCTCTATACGCGGTTCTGGCAGGGGCAGTATCAGCAACCCCCGCTTTATCGATTCCACACGTTCCGCTTCCATCGTCCGGGACGGGTATTGACCACCTATCAGCGGCGCGAACAGTCATACTGGAACATTGCGCTGGGCCTGGTTTCGCAGCAGGGGAATCACGAGCTGCGCATTGGGGGGCATTACCAGCGCTGGACGCTTCGTGAGTACGTGCTCAGCGGTAGCGGTTTGGCCTCTATTCTGCAAAACGACCCGAGCTATATCCAGAAGATTCAGGCAGAGGCCGATGAAGTTGCATTTCGGATTCGCCAGGACGGATGGGGCGGGTATGGATACGACGAGTTCATGAACAAGCTGAATAGGGGTCTGGACGGCCCCAAGCGCCCGGTTACTGCCTCGCTATACATTAACGACAAAATTGAATTCAACGACATCATTGTAAATGCTGGATTGCGGTGGGATTACTTTGATATGGATCTGTGGACGGTGGAAGATCGACGCAATCCTGCCTATGATCCAAACCAGGCAACCGTACTGGGAGCAGGTCCGGGAATTCCCAATGGGCTGAAGGCAGCGCCCGCTAAATCGGTGCTGCAGCCGCGCCTCGGACTCTCCTTCCCGGTGACCGATCGGACGGTGTTTCACCTGCAGTACGGGAAGTTCGCCCAGATGCCGGATATGGGCTTTGCCTATACCCGGCGCTCGCGCATGGCGCTGATCTTCAGCGGCCGGTTCTTCTTTGCCCATCCCTTTGCCTTTGAGCTGGAGCCGATCAAAACGACGCAGTACGAGATTGGCTTCAGCCATCAGTTTACGGACTTTTCGGCCTTTGATATCACGGCTTTCTATCGGAAGACCGAAGGGCAGATTGAGATTATTCGGATCAATACCGATCCCACCTCTTCAGCCAATCCGTACAACCTGTTCACCAATGGCGATTTCTCCATCGCCCGAGGCATTGAAATCAGCCTGCGCACGCGGCGCATTGGGGGCGTGATGGCCATGTTCAACTACACGCTCACCGATGCGAAGGGGACGAACTCGGAGCCTGGGGGACAGGTCTCGGCCCTGGAGAACGGGACAGCGCCCCCATCGCTGCTGCAACCCCTGTCATTTGAGCAGCGCCATCGGGGAGCAATTGTGCTGGACTACCGAACAGGGGCTGATCAGCCGGTGGTATTGCAGCATCTGTCCGTAAACCTGCTGTTCTCCTTTAACAGTGGACATCGCTTTACGCGCAGCACGGGAGGCGTGGGGCAGCGGGGAGCCGATGAGGGAGCGTTGTTGACGGGGAGTGACCCGCGGAACCGCGTGCCGCTGGAACCGCTGAACGCCTCCACAACGCCCTGGTACTTCCGCACCGACCTGCGCATTGAGAAAGGATTTGCGCTGGGACGGGCTACAGCTACCGCCTACATGTACATTGAAAATCTGCTCAACCGGCGCAACCCGATCAACGTGTACCTGCGCACCGGGAACCCCTTCGATGACGGGTTCCTGAGCAATCCGGAGTTGAGCGAAGAGATTGTGCAGGGACAGGGACCGGACTATGTCTACTACTATCAGCAGATCAACCTGCGCAACCGGCAGCATTACATCGCCGATGAAGGGGTAGATCTCTTTGACCGGCCTCGTCAGGTCCGGCTCGGATTGCGGGTGGAATTTTAA
- a CDS encoding PorV/PorQ family protein, producing the protein MKAKSLRTGLLVLLVLLLSSAGALQAQEARNGTNAASQLLIPLGGQFLGGGGAAAAVTGIESVLWNPAGLDYGEGNVMVMISRRNYIADIGINFAAVGLRFGTLGALALHLRSFDIGDIPKTDEFNMDGTGETFSPTFFTLGLSYGRAMTDRIRVGATVNLNYESFANVAASGVTFDAGVQYDNFLGVGGLSIGVAIRNIGTSMRYDGPPLLVDARTTEGERSVTKYKVVAADADVPTVVDVAVSYRVWQGLSVSLTYMENTYGPSQVQGQLSYNFQDYLIVRGAYVQNTQKQGNLEGPFDNRPAFGATLNLRPVLGVNMAFDYGFIPAQFFENNHVFTLRGQF; encoded by the coding sequence ATGAAAGCCAAATCGCTTCGCACAGGTCTCTTGGTACTGCTGGTCCTGCTGCTGAGCTCAGCCGGGGCGCTGCAAGCTCAGGAGGCCCGTAACGGAACGAACGCTGCTTCCCAACTGCTCATTCCGCTGGGAGGGCAATTCCTGGGAGGCGGAGGCGCGGCTGCGGCCGTCACGGGCATCGAAAGCGTGCTCTGGAACCCGGCCGGCCTCGACTACGGCGAAGGGAACGTGATGGTGATGATTTCGCGGCGTAATTATATCGCGGACATTGGGATCAACTTTGCAGCGGTCGGACTGCGTTTTGGGACGCTCGGGGCGCTTGCCCTCCACCTGCGCAGCTTCGACATAGGCGATATTCCGAAGACGGATGAATTCAACATGGACGGCACCGGCGAGACTTTCTCGCCCACGTTCTTTACGCTGGGCCTCTCTTACGGCCGGGCTATGACCGACCGCATTCGAGTCGGAGCCACCGTTAACCTGAACTACGAAAGCTTCGCCAACGTCGCCGCCAGTGGCGTAACGTTCGATGCCGGCGTGCAGTACGATAACTTCCTGGGAGTGGGCGGGCTTTCGATAGGAGTGGCCATTCGCAACATCGGGACCTCCATGCGGTATGACGGGCCACCCCTGCTGGTAGATGCCCGCACCACAGAAGGAGAACGGTCCGTTACAAAGTACAAAGTCGTAGCCGCCGACGCCGACGTGCCGACCGTAGTCGATGTGGCGGTCAGTTATCGCGTCTGGCAGGGCCTTTCGGTCAGCCTGACCTATATGGAAAATACCTACGGCCCCAGCCAGGTGCAGGGCCAGCTTTCCTATAACTTCCAGGACTACCTCATCGTACGGGGCGCCTACGTCCAGAATACGCAAAAGCAAGGCAATCTGGAGGGGCCTTTCGATAATCGACCGGCCTTCGGCGCTACGCTAAATCTGCGTCCTGTGCTGGGTGTGAATATGGCGTTCGACTACGGCTTTATCCCTGCACAATTCTTCGAGAACAACCACGTGTTCACGTTGCGCGGACAGTTCTAA
- the radC gene encoding RadC family protein, producing the protein MSREAHSEEPFVRYQVPINQWDEADRPREKLMRRGPSALSDAELIALIFGSGTRTKHGPISAVQLGQALLRAYGSLYALAQRDLRELTRVAGVGPAKAVQLVAAFEIGRRVEAQRPGQRIQVRTPDDVVACYGPLLRDLKREVFKVVLLNAANYIIADYTISEGGLAASIVEPRAVFQRAILDNAAGIICLHNHPSGNPEPSPEDIRITRQLAEAGRLLGIPVHDHIIIAGTTYTSLAERGVL; encoded by the coding sequence ATGTCTCGCGAGGCGCATTCGGAAGAGCCCTTCGTGCGCTACCAGGTGCCCATCAACCAGTGGGATGAAGCGGATCGCCCCCGCGAAAAACTTATGCGTCGCGGACCTTCGGCACTTTCTGATGCTGAACTGATAGCGCTGATTTTTGGCAGTGGCACGCGCACGAAGCATGGACCTATCTCAGCAGTGCAGCTTGGACAGGCTTTGCTCCGCGCCTATGGCTCGCTCTATGCACTGGCGCAGCGCGATCTGAGAGAACTGACCCGCGTGGCCGGGGTCGGACCAGCCAAGGCGGTCCAGCTCGTGGCGGCTTTTGAGATCGGCCGCCGCGTTGAAGCGCAGCGCCCAGGCCAGCGCATCCAGGTGCGCACGCCGGACGACGTTGTTGCCTGCTACGGACCTCTTCTTCGCGATCTCAAGCGCGAAGTTTTCAAGGTTGTTCTGCTTAATGCGGCCAACTATATCATTGCCGACTACACGATCAGCGAAGGCGGGCTGGCGGCAAGCATTGTGGAACCCCGGGCAGTCTTTCAGCGGGCCATTCTGGACAACGCAGCCGGGATCATTTGCCTGCACAACCACCCCTCCGGGAATCCAGAGCCCAGCCCTGAGGACATTCGGATTACACGCCAGCTTGCCGAAGCGGGACGTCTGCTGGGGATTCCTGTGCACGATCACATCATTATTGCGGGCACCACGTACACATCCCTGGCAGAGCGAGGCGTGCTGTAA
- a CDS encoding BP74-related protein, giving the protein MRRTQRIPVEFLSNPTKIGFLLLVVFLLGLTACASESPPRPRTFLFVHTATGALFRAQTSVPEVIAQAEAELNRPFHDRHLFPNGLIARGDGGHNAPWSWHFVPDQWELTEVSIEVCDATPEYVEANVDYFVDTLGRYCPWGARLVRTPDEARLLVTARLALPGMCTWCPQ; this is encoded by the coding sequence ATGCGCCGGACGCAACGTATTCCTGTTGAATTCCTTTCAAACCCCACAAAAATAGGATTTCTGCTTCTCGTTGTCTTCTTGCTGGGATTGACGGCCTGCGCCTCCGAATCCCCACCCCGTCCCCGAACGTTCCTGTTCGTGCATACGGCGACAGGGGCACTATTCCGGGCGCAGACGTCCGTGCCCGAAGTGATCGCCCAGGCAGAAGCCGAGCTGAACCGTCCTTTCCACGACCGACACCTGTTCCCTAATGGACTCATCGCTCGCGGCGACGGCGGCCACAATGCGCCCTGGTCCTGGCATTTTGTGCCAGACCAATGGGAGCTGACCGAGGTCAGCATCGAAGTCTGCGATGCTACTCCCGAGTACGTCGAAGCCAACGTGGACTATTTTGTCGATACGCTGGGTCGGTACTGCCCCTGGGGGGCCCGTCTGGTGCGCACGCCCGATGAAGCCCGCCTGCTTGTTACAGCACGCCTCGCTCTGCCAGGGATGTGTACGTGGTGCCCGCAATAA